From the genome of Pseudomonas helvetica:
CGACTTGAAGACACGAATTTTCTTGCCGTCTTCTACTTTGAAACCAACGCGGTCAGCCTTGTTGGTTTCGCCGTTGAAAATGGCGACGTTGGAAGCGTGCAGTGGCGCTTCTTTTTCGACGATACCGCCTTGTACGCCCGACATCGGGTTAGGCTTGGTATGACGCTTAACCAGGTTCAGACCACCAACGACCAGACGGTCGTCAGCGAGAACCTTAAGCACCTTACCGCGCTTACCTTTGTCTTTGCCGGCGATCACGATGATCTCGTCGTCACGACGAATCTTTTGCATGTCGGATCTCCTTACAGCACTTCTGGGGCGAGCGAGACGATCTTCATGAACTTCTCAGTACGAAGTTCACGGGTCACTGGCCCAAAGATACGGGTGCCGATCGGCTCTTGCTTGTTGTTCAGAAGAACAGCAGCGTTGCCATCAAAGCGGATAATGGAGCCATCAGCACGACGTACGCCGTGACGAGTGCGGACTACAACAGCAGTCATCACTTGGCCTTTTTTCACTTTACCGCGAGGAATTGCTTCCTTGACGGTAACTTTGATGATGTCACCGATACCAGCGTAACGACGATGGGAGCCACCCAGCACCTTGATGCACATAACACGGCGAGCGCCGCTGTTATCGGCCACATCGAGCATGGATTGAGTCTGAATCATATAATTTCTCCGACCCCTAGTCCTTAGACTTCCACAGCGCGTTCGAGAACATCAACCAGTGCCCAAGACTTGGTCTTGGCCAAAGGACGAGTTTCACGAATAGTGACTTTGTCGCCGATGTGGCACTGATTGGTTTCGTCGTGCGCGTGCAGCTTAGTCGAACGCTTAACGTATTTACCGTAGATCGGGTGCTTTACGCGACGCTCGATCAGAACGGTGATGGTCTTGTCCATTTTGTCGCTGACAACACGGCCAGTCAGCGTACGGACGGTTTTTTCGGCTTCAGCCATGATTACTTACCTGCCTGCTGTTTGAGCACAGTCTTCACGCGAGCGATGTCACGCTTAACTTGCCGGAGCAGGTGAGACTGCCCCAACTGGCCAGTTGCTTTCTGCATACGCAGATTGAACTGGTCGCGCAACAGGCCGAGCAGTTGCTCGTTTAGCTGTGGCGCGTCTTTTTCACGAAGTTCATTCGCTTTCATCACATCACCGTCCGTTTAACAAAGGAGGTGGCGAGCGGCAGCTTTGCAGCAGCCAGGGCGAAAGCCTCACGCGCCAGCTCTTCAGAAACGCCCTCGATTTCATACAGGACTTTGCCTGGCTGAATCTGGGCAACCCAGTACTCCACGTTACCCTTACCTTTACCCATCCGAACTTCGAGTGGCTTCTTGGTGACAGGCTTGTCCGGGAATACACGGATCCAGATCTTGCCGCCACGTTTTACGTGACGGGTCAGAGCACGACGCGCTGACTCGATCTGACGAGCGGTGAGACGACCACGAGCAACAGACTTCAGCGCGAACTCGCCGAAGCTGACTTTGCTACCGCGCAATGCCAGACCACGGTTGTGG
Proteins encoded in this window:
- the rplX gene encoding 50S ribosomal protein L24, with translation MQKIRRDDEIIVIAGKDKGKRGKVLKVLADDRLVVGGLNLVKRHTKPNPMSGVQGGIVEKEAPLHASNVAIFNGETNKADRVGFKVEDGKKIRVFKSTQKAVDA
- the rplN gene encoding 50S ribosomal protein L14 — translated: MIQTQSMLDVADNSGARRVMCIKVLGGSHRRYAGIGDIIKVTVKEAIPRGKVKKGQVMTAVVVRTRHGVRRADGSIIRFDGNAAVLLNNKQEPIGTRIFGPVTRELRTEKFMKIVSLAPEVL
- the rpsQ gene encoding 30S ribosomal protein S17, producing MAEAEKTVRTLTGRVVSDKMDKTITVLIERRVKHPIYGKYVKRSTKLHAHDETNQCHIGDKVTIRETRPLAKTKSWALVDVLERAVEV
- the rpmC gene encoding 50S ribosomal protein L29 yields the protein MKANELREKDAPQLNEQLLGLLRDQFNLRMQKATGQLGQSHLLRQVKRDIARVKTVLKQQAGK
- the rplP gene encoding 50S ribosomal protein L16, whose translation is MLQPKRTKFRKQMTGHNRGLALRGSKVSFGEFALKSVARGRLTARQIESARRALTRHVKRGGKIWIRVFPDKPVTKKPLEVRMGKGKGNVEYWVAQIQPGKVLYEIEGVSEELAREAFALAAAKLPLATSFVKRTVM